One genomic region from Streptomyces sp. NBC_01431 encodes:
- a CDS encoding Fpg/Nei family DNA glycosylase: MPELPEVEALRDFLADQLVGREIADVLPVAISVLKTYDPPYTALAGRTVTGVARHGKFLDIDADGLHLCVHLARAGWLRWHDALPAAPPKPGKGPLALRVALTGGAGFDLTEAGTRKSLAAHLVHDPQEVPGIARLGPDPLAPGFGRDELAALLAGERRQLKGALRDQSLIAGIGNAYSDEILHAARMSPFKPVAHLTEEEITALYEALRTTLTDAVERSRGLAAGRLKAEKKSGLRVHGRTGLPCPVCGDTVREVSFADSSLQYCATCQTGGKVLADRRLSKLLK; this comes from the coding sequence ATGCCGGAACTGCCCGAAGTCGAGGCGCTGCGGGACTTCCTGGCCGACCAGCTGGTCGGGCGGGAGATCGCGGATGTCCTGCCCGTCGCGATCAGCGTCCTGAAGACCTACGACCCGCCGTACACCGCGCTGGCCGGGCGCACCGTCACCGGTGTCGCCCGGCACGGCAAGTTCCTCGACATCGACGCCGACGGGCTGCACCTGTGCGTACACCTCGCCCGCGCGGGCTGGCTGCGCTGGCACGACGCCCTGCCCGCCGCCCCGCCGAAACCCGGCAAGGGCCCGCTCGCCCTGCGCGTCGCGCTGACCGGCGGCGCCGGCTTCGACCTCACCGAGGCGGGCACCCGCAAGAGCCTCGCCGCCCACCTCGTCCACGACCCGCAGGAGGTCCCCGGCATCGCCCGGCTCGGCCCAGACCCGCTGGCCCCCGGCTTCGGCCGCGACGAATTGGCCGCCCTGCTCGCCGGGGAGCGCCGTCAGCTCAAGGGGGCCCTGCGCGACCAGTCCCTCATCGCGGGCATCGGAAACGCGTACAGCGACGAAATCCTCCACGCCGCCCGCATGTCACCGTTCAAACCGGTCGCGCACCTCACCGAAGAGGAGATCACCGCACTGTACGAGGCGCTGCGCACCACTCTCACCGACGCGGTGGAGCGCTCGCGGGGCCTCGCCGCGGGCCGGCTCAAGGCCGAGAAGAAGAGCGGCCTGCGCGTCCACGGCAGAACCGGCCTGCCCTGCCCGGTCTGCGGCGACACGGTGCGCGAGGTGTCCTTCGCCGACAGCTCCCTCCAGTACTGCGCCACCTGCCAGACGGGCGGCAAGGTCCTCGCGGACCGGCGCCTGTCGAAACTGCTCAAATGA
- a CDS encoding wax ester/triacylglycerol synthase family O-acyltransferase produces MSSELLAPLDLAFWHLESAEHPMHLGALAHFDASPATGGEQILDLLAERAAAIGRLRMCVRDVWLPVGGAAWVADKDFDVRRHVQHVRLPAGDFGAEAARVAGELMERPLERGLPPWRMYVLTGEDDGAFAVLVKLHHALADGMRAVAIGAGILDQLAQPRARRHRTVPPRSWLPGPGQVAGFARERVGDLTRAVGIGACVMRAGRLELGSGSALTADSSGTRRLATAVLDHEDVQRVRRAEGGTANDVLLAVVAGGLRRWLLERGSRIPGAEPRALVPVSRRRPGAPPGAGNKLSAYLLGLPVAEPDPLARLASVRTAMDRNKAAGPGRGAGAVALLADQLPSLAHRFGAPLAGSAARILFDVLVTSVPLPRSRLSLGGCPLRALYPMAPLARGQSLAVALSTYDGRVHIGLVADGKAVPDVDRLAACFGQELAELLGASAAR; encoded by the coding sequence TTGAGCAGTGAGCTGCTGGCACCTCTTGATCTGGCGTTCTGGCACCTCGAATCGGCGGAGCACCCCATGCATCTGGGTGCGCTGGCGCACTTCGACGCGTCGCCCGCCACCGGCGGCGAGCAGATCCTCGACCTCCTCGCGGAGCGTGCCGCGGCCATCGGCCGGCTGCGGATGTGCGTACGCGACGTCTGGCTGCCCGTGGGTGGCGCGGCCTGGGTCGCCGACAAGGACTTCGACGTCCGCCGCCACGTCCAACACGTCCGGCTGCCCGCGGGAGACTTCGGCGCCGAAGCCGCCCGCGTCGCGGGGGAGTTGATGGAACGCCCCCTGGAGCGCGGCCTGCCGCCCTGGCGGATGTACGTCCTGACCGGTGAGGACGACGGCGCGTTCGCCGTCCTGGTGAAGCTGCACCACGCGCTCGCCGACGGCATGCGCGCGGTCGCCATCGGTGCGGGCATCCTCGACCAGCTCGCCCAGCCGCGTGCCCGGCGCCACCGCACGGTACCGCCGCGCTCCTGGCTGCCGGGGCCGGGCCAGGTCGCCGGATTCGCCCGCGAGCGGGTCGGCGACCTGACCCGGGCTGTGGGCATAGGCGCCTGTGTGATGCGGGCCGGACGCCTGGAGCTCGGCTCGGGCTCGGCGCTCACCGCCGATTCCAGCGGAACCCGCCGCCTCGCCACCGCCGTGCTCGACCACGAGGACGTCCAGCGCGTACGCCGGGCCGAGGGCGGCACCGCCAACGACGTCCTGCTCGCGGTCGTCGCGGGCGGGCTGCGCCGCTGGCTCCTGGAGCGCGGATCGCGGATCCCCGGCGCCGAACCGCGTGCCCTGGTCCCCGTCTCGCGCCGCCGCCCAGGCGCCCCGCCCGGCGCGGGCAACAAGCTCTCCGCCTATCTGCTCGGCCTCCCGGTCGCCGAGCCCGACCCGCTGGCCAGGCTCGCCTCCGTGCGCACCGCCATGGACCGCAACAAGGCCGCCGGGCCGGGCCGGGGCGCCGGGGCGGTCGCCCTGCTCGCCGACCAACTCCCGTCGCTGGCCCACCGGTTCGGCGCCCCGCTGGCCGGGAGCGCGGCCCGCATCCTCTTCGACGTGCTCGTCACCAGCGTGCCGCTGCCCCGCTCCCGGCTCTCGCTCGGCGGCTGCCCCCTGCGTGCCCTTTACCCGATGGCGCCGCTCGCCCGCGGCCAGTCCCTGGCCGTCGCCCTGTCCACGTACGACGGCCGCGTCCACATCGGCCTGGTGGCCGACGGCAAGGCCGTCCCCGACGTCGACCGGCTCGCCGCCTGCTTCGGGCAGGAGCTGGCGGAACTCCTCGGGGCCAGCGCGGCTCGCTGA
- a CDS encoding SpoIIE family protein phosphatase, translated as MGSFDWDLVTGLLHMDEPALGVFDLRPDEYDNKPDTLSARVPPAEAVRLDALVSQALKNGSVNYGVYFRIRRRDGGLRWTHTQGFVRRDETGRPLRIIGIVRDATQELAESTAGAGLDDERRRTTSVVEATTAALAHARTVKDVIDVMKDSRGPEYLGATSLVMGLLESGRIHLIAEGPADSFVPGTRWTRIDEEYPMSEVIRTLAPRFIESPEDFASSYPVLWPNISGLGITSAAYLPLIAQARPIGALGLLYSGKYGFTSDERNLLVTLGSSIAQSLQRAMLYEQEHDLAEGLQQAMLPRRIPEVPGAQLAVRYRSAKFGRDIGGDWYDVIPLPGGRVGVAIGDVQGHDTHAAAVMGQLRIVLRAYAAEGHSPATVMARASVFLHELDTDRFATCTYAEADLSTGVVQMVRAGHVDPLVRLVDGSCHRLPVEGGLPLGLSAEFGRLEYPVSTVELDPGQTLLLYTDGLVEQPGADLDDGMQLLASLVRSGPEDLEQLADRLCDVTDERGGDDDVALLLLRRHAMEAPQSGGRLRQHVAQNDPEALRSSRHMIRAAVRAWGARERADEIELAADELITNALMHTDGGAIVTIRVLSGAERRLRVEVEDRSSALPRRREAGDSGVSGRGLMLVDRLADVWGVESRGSGKCVWCEFVVPERESPDRY; from the coding sequence ATGGGCAGCTTCGACTGGGACCTGGTCACCGGTCTCCTGCACATGGACGAGCCGGCGCTCGGCGTGTTCGACCTGCGTCCCGACGAGTACGACAACAAGCCCGACACGCTGAGCGCCCGCGTGCCGCCCGCCGAGGCCGTCCGGCTCGACGCGCTCGTCTCGCAGGCCCTGAAGAACGGCAGCGTCAACTACGGGGTGTACTTCCGCATCCGGCGCCGCGACGGCGGCCTGCGCTGGACCCACACCCAGGGCTTCGTGCGCCGGGACGAGACCGGCCGCCCGCTGCGCATCATCGGCATCGTCCGCGACGCGACCCAGGAACTCGCCGAATCCACCGCCGGGGCCGGCCTCGACGACGAACGGCGCCGCACCACCAGCGTCGTGGAGGCCACCACCGCCGCCCTGGCGCACGCCAGGACGGTCAAGGACGTCATCGACGTCATGAAGGACTCGCGGGGCCCCGAGTACCTCGGCGCCACCAGCCTCGTCATGGGGCTCCTGGAGTCCGGCCGCATCCACCTCATCGCCGAGGGGCCCGCGGACAGCTTCGTGCCGGGCACCCGGTGGACCCGGATCGACGAGGAGTACCCGATGAGCGAGGTGATCCGCACCCTCGCACCCCGCTTCATCGAATCGCCCGAGGACTTCGCCTCGTCCTACCCTGTCCTGTGGCCGAACATCAGCGGCCTCGGCATCACCTCCGCCGCCTATCTGCCGCTGATCGCCCAGGCCCGCCCGATCGGCGCGCTCGGGCTGCTCTACAGCGGCAAGTACGGATTCACCAGCGACGAGCGCAACCTCCTTGTGACGCTGGGCAGTTCGATCGCCCAGTCCCTCCAGCGGGCCATGCTGTACGAGCAGGAGCACGACCTCGCCGAGGGGCTCCAGCAGGCGATGCTGCCGCGCCGCATCCCCGAGGTGCCCGGCGCCCAGCTCGCGGTCCGCTACCGCTCGGCCAAGTTCGGCCGGGACATCGGCGGCGACTGGTACGACGTGATCCCGCTGCCCGGCGGCCGGGTCGGCGTGGCCATCGGCGACGTACAGGGGCACGACACGCACGCCGCCGCCGTGATGGGGCAGCTGCGCATCGTGCTGCGCGCGTACGCCGCCGAAGGGCACTCGCCGGCCACCGTGATGGCGCGGGCGTCGGTCTTCCTGCACGAGCTGGACACCGACCGGTTCGCCACCTGCACCTACGCGGAGGCCGACCTGAGCACCGGCGTGGTGCAGATGGTGCGAGCCGGGCACGTGGACCCACTGGTGCGCCTCGTGGACGGCAGCTGCCACAGGCTGCCGGTGGAGGGCGGTCTTCCGCTCGGGCTCTCGGCCGAGTTCGGGCGGCTCGAATACCCGGTGTCGACCGTCGAACTCGACCCGGGCCAGACCCTGTTGCTCTACACCGACGGACTCGTCGAGCAGCCCGGAGCCGACCTGGACGACGGGATGCAGCTCCTGGCCTCCCTGGTCCGCTCCGGCCCCGAGGACCTGGAGCAGCTCGCCGACCGGCTCTGCGACGTGACGGACGAGCGGGGCGGCGACGACGACGTGGCACTGCTGCTCCTGCGCCGTCACGCCATGGAAGCACCGCAGAGCGGCGGCAGGCTCCGTCAGCACGTCGCGCAGAACGACCCGGAGGCGCTGCGCTCGTCGCGGCACATGATCCGCGCGGCGGTCCGCGCCTGGGGCGCCCGGGAGCGCGCCGACGAGATCGAACTCGCCGCCGACGAGCTCATCACCAACGCCCTCATGCACACCGACGGCGGGGCGATCGTCACCATCCGGGTGCTCTCCGGCGCCGAACGCCGGCTGCGCGTCGAGGTCGAGGACCGGTCCAGCGCCCTGCCGCGCCGTCGCGAAGCGGGCGACTCCGGGGTGTCCGGGCGCGGCCTGATGCTGGTCGACCGGCTCGCCGACGTGTGGGGCGTGGAGTCGCGCGGCAGCGGCAAGTGCGTGTGGTGCGAGTTCGTCGTGCCGGAGCGCGAATCCCCTGACCGGTACTGA